A region of Rhodamnia argentea isolate NSW1041297 chromosome 9, ASM2092103v1, whole genome shotgun sequence DNA encodes the following proteins:
- the LOC115740872 gene encoding WAT1-related protein At3g30340-like, which yields MAEENRSHTWQPFVAMLAIELAFAIVNVLFKKLLGEGVNPLVLITYRLSVSAIFLAPVSYILERNSRPKLTFRILCYLFFSAMLGASLSQYLFLFGVQRTSATFSCAFLNLAPVMTFVVALPFRMEAVDIRSSSGIAKVLGSIVCIIGVLTLTLYRGSSLLHHSESSLHAFSPAVRLRATRSTVRWVISSMALFSGTLLWACWFLVQSSIGKSYPCKYTSTAFMSFFGALQSATLASLSPGMSLSVWVLKGKLEIFSVVFAGMVCSGLCYVGMSWCVKKRGPVFTAAFSPLVQTFAAMIGIPALREQLYLGSLLGSVLVIVGLYVLLWGKNREMLESVKEKAQPVQDIDEQEAKAEVVTNK from the exons ATGGCTGAAGAGAACAGGAGTCATACATGGCAACCTTTTGTTGCAATGCTAGCAATTGAGCTTGCCTTTGCCATAGTAAATGTACTATTCAAGAAATTGCTTGGTGAGGGAGTGAACCCTTTGGTCCTCATCACATACCGACTTTCAGTTTCGGCCATTTTCTTGGCTCCAGTCAGCTACATTTTGGAAAG GAATAGCAGGCCGAAGCTCACGTTTAGAATTTTGTGTTACCTCTTCTTCAGCGCGATGCTGGG GGCATCACTCAGTCAATATCTCTTCCTCTTCGGAGTTCAACGAACATCTGCAACATTCTCGTGTGCATTCCTAAACTTGGCGCCCGTCATGACGTTCGTTGTTGCCTTACCGTTCAG GATGGAGGCTGTGGACATAAGAAGCAGCAGCGGAATAGCCAAAGTGCTGGGTTCGATTGTGTGCATCATTGGGGTCTTGACACTCACTCTCTACAGAGGAAGCTCTTTGCTCCACCATTCGGAGTCAAGTTTGCATGCTTTTAGTCCCGCTGTGAGGCTCCGGGCGACAAGGAGCACGGTGAGATGGGTGATCAGCTCCATGGCATTGTTTTCGGGGACCTTATTGTGGGCATGTTGGTTCCTTGTTCAATCCAGTATTGGGAAATCATACCCTTGCAAGTACACCAGCACAGCCTTCATGTCCTTCTTCGGTGCCCTCCAGTCTGCAACGTTAGCGAGCTTGTCGCCGGGAATGAGCCTCTCCGTGTGGGTTCTCAAGGGCAAACTCGAGATATTCTCCGTGGTCTTCGCC GGGATGGTGTGCTCGGGATTGTGCTACGTGGGGATGTCGTGGTGCGTCAAGAAAAGGGGACCCGTGTTCACGGCGGCGTTCAGCCCCCTCGTTCAGACATTTGCCGCCATGATCGGCATCCCCGCCCTCCGAGAGCAGCTTTATCTAGGGAG CCTGCTGGGATCTGTTCTTGTGATCGTGGGACTGTACGTTCTGCTGTGGGGCAAGAACAGAGAGATGCTCGAGAGTGTCAAGGAAAAGGCGCAGCCGGTTCAAGACATTGACGAACAAGAAGCTAAAGCGGAAGTTGTCACAAACAAATAG